acatgcggatatttGTCCGAGGGCAAGTAcatgccactggtatgcgggtatgtgctatgggttacgcactacgacaaaggaatgcacaagccatgccataagtagcttcgcccctgaTACTCCTTGAAGtttatgcttactaaaaaaaaactagtaacagaaggacgcactttgagcatctGACCAGGAAAGGTTGCCActttaaactcgctgggcgtaacctcctttgttttagcaaggtttaaCGAGGGTtaagccacagtgccatgaactagcggcagtGAAAGCTCGGAACTAGACACGACGCGCAggtcgtaagaaagtgcgcgcgtgccgctcctctagtccggccgtgcctccgctcgtttagtccttagaatgtcttcTGTATGGTGGTATTTCTATATGACgaatatatatgatgaaaagatgcgagatggtggtacttggattgttcactagatgggcagacacatggacagacaggcagacagatgcatggacggacggacgaacagacttacgtacagatgaacggacagacgcatagatggatgcacagacagacggatggacgtatggatgaacgcacagacggatggacggacggatggacagacggatggacagacgcaccaGCGGGTGGACggaagcgtggacggactgaTGATTGCTTCGCCCCCCTCATTATGCACACTGTGTATATGCGGTGATGTTTTCCCATTACACGTTGGGTCTTGCAATATTTGTGCTCAACACtgagccatttttgtgtgctctggacgcgCATTCGCGCATCTGAGGTCTTTCGCTTCCTGGAAGCAGTGAAAGTAACAGCCCATGTGAAAGTAATAACTTTTGTCGATGAGATAAAGCTGTACTTTTCAGACGAAGATAGTCTTTCACACAGCCTGCATTTATACGTTCAGTATGATGACATTTCAGGTCCAGCGTTGAACTCATCCACATCCAAGTATTTGTTCATTGGCTCCCCAAACTTTTGACTTAGCGCCGCTTTTCCTATCCATACAGCTGCTTCCGTTCGTATTTAGGGtattctatacaaccactacgaTATTTGGGATTCCGTTTGGTgaaacgctctcgaagaagtaagacgAAAAATCCAAGACGCACGGGATTTGTCTTTCCACGTCTTGCGTGCATATAGCTTGTGTAGGCTGTATTTTGATTTCGCTCTTGGTATCTCTGTCACGTGGCGCAACCACATTTGCGTATCGTACGATCACTGCAGTCGGCATTGTGTTCCTCTTATTGGTCTGGTGGCACTGCGTTAATCTCTCATGTGGTATTAGGATAGCAGCGTTGCCTGGGATGCTTTGCTTTCCATTAGGTATCCATACGTTGCCGGCTTCTGACCGTATACGCTTTCTGTGCGCCTTGTACAGAGGGAGAAATCTCCCGCACGATCTCTCGCATATTATTTTCTAGACACTCATCTACAGCATTTATTGCCTCATCTATACTTTAACAGGAGTCCATAATCAGTAAGACCTCCTGtattttatgcaacagctgtggCATGTTATCGCCATGTCCAGTCGACCTGTCCTGGGTTAGACGTGTTGAACAATCCGACTGTTGACACAAGAGACGCTTTGTTGGTTGCTACCGTTAGCTCCTCCGGCCCACCGCACTCGCTCCAGTCGTGTCTCTTCGAACGTGCTCGCGGCATCTTTTCTACCTGGTCACCCCCGGGACTTAATGTTGCGGCTAGGGTGGGGTGTGCTTCCTACACTTGACCATCTCGCAAGGCAGAGAATAGCCCAGTCGGCCACATGCCCGAACTACTCCCCACGGGAAACAAATAAGCATGTGATGAGGCAATGTGTAATcactcgtgttttctggagggccaTGATGCTGTATTTCACCGTCTCGGAGTAACCGCTTTGTTTCATCTGGGTGCCGTTCCCTTCCCCTGTcctctcattgttgctggtgcttATATTTGCCTATGGCACAATCGTCACTAAGTGGTTGCAGCGGACTGTTGTCGTCACATTCTCTTCCCGATATTGGAGTGACTGTACACTGATCTGTTATCTGTTCCTTCTCGGTGAGGAGGAATTCTTTCGGCTTCTGTGTTGGTTTCTGACACACGCTTAAAACATGTCTTTCGGCCTGCCTGGTCTCGGTAGGCTGATCTCTTTTCAGTACCAACAGAAATGCCATTTAAATACGTAAAAAGTACACACTCACATTTTATTTGTGACTTTTGTTTGTtatgtatgtacatatgtatagaaATCTTTTTGTAAGACTTTTGTATGTCTGTGCGTGTTCTGCTCTGTTGAaatatctctcataatcatatggtagttttgggacgtcaaaccccacatatgaaaaCCAGTTGAAATGTACTGTACCAAAGTACTTTATGTGCACTGTATGCGTATATTTTTCTTAGGCAAGTATCCCAAGAATCCGTTGTCTTTACAAAGCGCTAGCGTTTTCAAACTATCGTCTTGGAAACCAGCACAGCGCATTCATGGGAACAATCATCTCCAATGAATGCGCGCAAACAGagctaatcgcggaggccacAGCTTGTGGTTTGTTTTTCGTGCTGCCACCGCTAGAGACGCTGGATCTATGCAAGTTCACTGCGCGTTAGCAACAAAAGCACCGATGGCGGCTAGCATTGCGTGTTTGAGTTTTTGTGCATATATTGATGCAGGTATTGTTGCTACTAAGGCGCTACAATCTGGCAGCCGCTTTGCAAGAACCAAGGCATACATTTTCGAAACAAATTATCACCATATCTCACCATGTTTCAATACCTGCCATTTTGTTTGAATAGAGCAGCGGCCACATTAGCTATCGAAAGCAAGTAGCAACATACATGGCTCTTTAGCTCGAGCAGATTTCGTGCAAATACGAGGTCTGATTCCGCGTTTATAATGCCACTTAGTCCCCTGCACCGATGTTTGCTCGATACTTCTGCTTTCGTTGTACAACTGGTGTGCTTGTGCAACTCGATTCGGGTGTTGCAAGATACTGTTGCGTACGTAGGAACAGCACGTATGTACTAAAGAATGTTTTAAGTATTTCCATGAGCTGCACAGACATAAATCGTTTCAAGCCTTCCTTCCACGAGGCAACCTGTGTAATCACCGTGTTATGAAACAACCGTGGAACACGAAGTAGATATCAGAAACTGCTTCCAGATATCACTAGCATTGCTGATCGACATTGATCTTTCTCGAATTTCTGGCTCCAAATGCCTTTGAAAAATGACCCATAAACCAGTCACTccttggtcgccagtcgcaaatggtcacgCGACCACTGTTGGTCACCGGTGTGCACCGGCCTTAAGCGGACATCTGACTCCAGAACTTCTCTCTTAAATACAACCTTCGTTGAATTCAGATCAGCCTGGGCCCTTGCGAGACTGCATTTATTGACCACAGCCAGCTGGCTGAGTTAAACTTGAGAACACTGTAATACAGGAAACACCAAGCTAACGTGATCCACTGCCAGAGTCAGTTTACTTAGCCTCTTTCATGCATCTGTCTTTTGCTTTTGTTGCAGATTAGGTCACTTcttcaaaaaaaatggcaggCGAATATATTAAGGAAATAGCTGCGAAACTACATTAGCCCGGCAGATCTTGTGCCAAGTAACGTTGGATGCATTTTTTCCTTCATACAAATTGGGTATTGTTCACTCCCAAAGCTACTGAAGTGTCAATTATTGTTTGTAGAATGCCTCTTCCTTGAAAATGAGAGAGAGTGCACTCGCCAGGTAGCTACAGTACCAATTACCACGAACGCAATACCTCGTTCTTATAAATAAAAGGTCCAGAAAACAAGAACGCCAGCCGTGGCTCGCCTGTATCCTTAATCATAGTTTTACATTTGCAGCTCGTACAGGCAAAAGAAATTATGAAAGTCACTTACCTACGATATAAGGTTCGCAGAATACCAGAGGAAGCAACGCCACACCCATGAGTCCCCAGGAAACAGCGACGCTGTGCACACCGAGGTAGTCCGCCACGAGGACAGACTTGAAGGCGTTCAAGTAGCCCTGCTGTGCACCAATCACAAAGGTAACCGCCGCCACTGCCGTGAAGCTTGTGACGTGCGGAAATACCCAGAAAGATAGCGACAACAGTGCCAAACTAATGGCGGTGATGGGGCAGCGACTATGCGCCAGCTTGTCAGTAATCAAGGGAATCACGAGGCGTCCCACGAAGCCTCCCAAGCACTGACACACCACAAGTTGAGCGGCGGCGTTGAACGTAATGCCTTTGTCAACCGCATAGTCGACAATAGTGGAACCGAAAAGTGGAAGAGTAAAGTCTGCTGCCACCATGGCCACCAATAAAACATAGAAACATGGCGATCGAAGAACCTTCATGGCTTGAGCGAGAAAGTCCAGCGGTGCAGTAGGCGATTCCATCGAATTCGCAGAGCACACTGGGGTATTTTTCACAGTGTCAACGGTATTCTTGGAACCGGCAGAGAGTGAATTTTGTCCCACTGGCCCATCACAAGTTGGCAACACTGTATCACATGGAAACGCTAGATTTTTTAAAGTGTAACTATTTCCACTGAATTCTTGAACGTCAGTTGTCGTCCCGTACAAGGTTGTGGTTGCCCCCTTCAAAGCCTTGTCTGACGCGTCGTGGCGTCTGCAACATTGCCACCTCACGGGTTTCCCGTAGCGCAGCATAAAGGCGAGAGGAATGAGATGCAGTGTCAAGCCTCCCGTAATAAGAAAGCAGCCTTTTAGACCGTgttctgacgccaggtgcgacagGAGTGAAGGACCGATGATTCCTGACAATGAAACGCCTAGGAACTTGATGCCCATGGCAAAGCCTCTGTACTCGTAGAAGTAAGAAACGACGTACACCGCCGTCCCTATGACTAGTGCGCCGTACGATGCACCTGAAAAGGTTTAAAGAAGGAAAGTGTGACCTGCCACACATTTCAATAGAAAGTTCATTGTTTGTAATAATAAGAACCTCAGCTAGATATACTGTCTCCTTACACTCACAGAGTACAATTTCTTTTGCTTTTATTTCCTCTTTTGCGCACTCTAGATGGAAGGTATTTACAGAAATTTACGTATGCTTTCAGGCCAATACCACGTTTCACCTCATCAAACTTGGTTGCTTTCCGCATGTCTATTTTCTTGAAAACGCATTTATATGCTATTTATTGTTTGTTTCACGCGTGAGCAAGTTAAACATCTGAACAAAAAAGTTCCATCTACAAACGCAGGCCTCTAACACGGCTGTTAAAATATACAAGGTATTGTAAGCCAGGTTTTATGTGTCTGCCCCAATGCTTGTGTATGACGACAAGCATTCTCTACTTGTACTTTCGAGCTTGCCACCGGGACTTATCCTGGAATACAAGTGTTTGCTTGTAAAGCCACCATTTTGCAATAGTTCTGAGCAGGACAGACAGAGGTTACCATACTGTGGTTTCCTCGAGAAGCCAGAACTCAACCTAAGAGCAGCCAAGCCACTTTCACTTATCGCCAAGTTTTCAAAGAAAATGGTAGAAAAGCGCTATTTATAAAATAGTTTTAGTTATACATGAGTAATCTCGTTTTGAATCAGGATTGAGATAAAAGTAAGAACACACAATTCtagcttttttttcatcttcaagCCGTATAAAGGTAAAAAACTTCTGGTCACATCATTTACCAGCTCTTAACGTTCAAACTAAAAGCAATTTTTCGAGTTCTTTTCAAAGGTAAGGAAAGCCCATCTTTCATTTTTCCCATAAAAGGAAGGTGCGTAAAGTACAGGAGTATgttttataatttttatgtagctcaaaagaacatttatttgaatatattttgccaaataagtgAAGGGAGCTGTAGAAAATCAGcagggctattttctaaagctcttgttgtCCACTGATGCTATTAAACGCAGGAGGACAAAACCGAATGTCTTGAAGGGTCCGCGTTTTTAAACATTGAAAAGGTTGATTGCGTATGCAGAATAGAGTGAATGCTAGAGACGGATGAAGAAATTAGTACCGTTATGTCAACCGGTAAATAGCAGCTATAATCGTACAAGCAGGAGGAcaaaacaacaagagagaaggtaggaaggttaaccaggcacacgcAGGTCATGATTAAAGTCACAGGTCAATAATCATTAGTAGTTACCATAATGTCAGCTGATCTTCATGTAATGATATCTAGTTCTAGACAGCTAGCCgagctttatttttattttgtcacTGGTCTCATTTTTGTGAAGTTCACGAGAGAAGGCATGCAGTGCATCAGCATTATAAACTGGACTaaaagcgaaagttgggctagccGATGGTTTATACTTTAATGCATTAAACAGCACAAATATACAGACacagacagaggaagagacgacaaggTGCTGAACACCCAACTAAGTTTTATTAGAAGGAACATAAACATATATCTGGTAGAAGACCTTCTCGCATGGCACATCATGGGGACTGCGTGACAGAGCAAACAGGGTAGAAAGCTTCTGCTTACAAAAATAATCGACAGATGCGTAAGTAGCCAAGAGCTAGAAAggcgaaaaaaagaaatattgacCATCCCTACTTGCAAAAGCATGCGTTACAGTCGAAAAATACCCTGTTTGCACTGCCGCGCAGTCGCCATGGTGTGCCATGTGACTAGATCTTCTGCTTTATATATGTGTATGTTCCTTCTAATAAAACTTAGTTGCGAGTCCAGCGCCTTGTCGTCTCTTCCTCCATCTTTGAGTTTCCTAATACTCACTGTAGATGGTTAAATAGACAACTAAATGGACGGTGGCCATCTTAAGTCCGATTCCAactctcacgtagccggcaaaatggaccgctccgagaagaccgcattgtAGACagatacgatgcaggctactttgctgtctaaacaagatggcggctcagcaaaTCGCTGAGATAGATTGGACCTCGCCGGAATGGTCATCCGCACACAAGCAGACGATTCTCCAGTGGGTAgttcaatgtgagtaacgtttaaacatttttttagattttaaaaCGATATAAGCCAGAAACTACAACTCTTACTTATGTTTATCTTAGGTTTTTTCTTTTCAACGCGACGTGGCACATCATCACGTAAAAGCCGTCTAGatgtgttccgattctcggacagcatgttctcggtgctgtcttcttagctgtctgcgtagactgtctacgtgctgtctaagaattcgAAAACAGCCTGTGTCGGTATATTTGCGGTGTATATTTGCACGTTGTTACATCAAATTATAAACTGACTCGTATCAGCATAGATATCAAGCCGCGGGAACAGCGTGCCAGCCACTCGCTTGCTCACAAGCACAACTTAGTAAGTTCGATTTCCAAAAGTTACACTTAAGTCTTATAGCTATTTTCCAGACGTCACATGGGCATTTTGCTAGCCCTAGTGTATACTTTtgccatttttattttattttaaactTGTTAGAGCACGGGATTATTGACTGGTCCCCCACATGGAGTACGATACACGCTGACTATAGGCTAGAAAAAGCTTCTTTGCTCCATCTTTCCACACGAACAGCGCATTACGATGAGGTGTCTCGAGCAGCATCCGACTATTCACGAAGGGAAGACATGCGCATGCTTGATCTGACACGCCACAAAAGCTCAAAAGACAATGCTTAGTTGCTAGGCTAGCTTAGTATTTTATATGCAAATGACAAGAAAAATGTCCAGTGAATATGTCAAAACAAAAGTTCAAGGTAGCCAAGGCACAAACCTGAAATTTCCGTCTCGCCTTAGGGTCGAAAAGTAGCCACTTGGCCTCTATGTAGCCGCCAACGGCACCCCTGCCCATGCGTGCTTTGTGTATTGATTGTGGGTGGTTCATATGCAGAAGGAGTGCATTTCTTGCTGTGTGTTTTCTCGTGGTAATTTGCGTAGCACTCTTCGTTGCCTGATTATTTCCATGAGCCGCCGGCGTTTAACCACTCATCACTTTTGTAGCCTTTCTGTAATTTGTAGCCATCATGTCAAACTAAGcatattgcactttcttgtattACGGTGCTTAGTTTCTGCTAGACTTTTTCGTGTTATGCAACACCTCCAAACAATAGACCCCGTATCTAGACCAAAAAAACACGGGTTgtatcatttttctttctgttAATTAGGAAATAATTAAAGTATTTGGGGAAAAACTTGAAAAGTATGTAAACTGTGAAAACGTTTCTTAATGTTTCAGCTGTTGTAAAAATCGTTATTTTGCCCAGGGTCGGAAGCACAGTCCGAGGGGGCTTATTTTGTCATGAAATCAAATACGCAATTTGTGTATACAAAACGAGGTCCTATAGTGAGATACTCAATCGCAGAGATAAATAGCCTTATAGATGTAATATCATTACAGTGCACTGTTACTTGATAATGTTACTATACACGATGACGTTCAGCGTCCAATAGCTCAGCATAATCTGTGTTGAAATACCCAGTGACGGCAGTACAGTGCCAGTCCGCTTGTCCTCCTTTTCAAGCATTATGTTATCACGTTTTGCCTTTGAGTCTTCTTGAGGTATATTTCAGCGAATTTAGCTTGCTAATGAGTACATGCCAGTAGTTTTGTATGAAATTTCTTCGAAATAGCTCCATTTGCATGGCTATGCTTTTCTTTGGCTATGGCTTGAAGTGTAATTTAGGAAGTGCATTTTTCTATAAAATTATTGGCAATGGTATGCGCTGTTGTAGTCATCGCTCTGCTTTATGAAGACTGctttgcattattattattaacaaccCATGTCCTGTTGTCGTCGCAAGGTACCTTTATTCTGTTGAGCGCCACTGTCCCCAAAGACCATTCGTCATGGCTTCACTCATACCAGTTTTACAGCAACCCCCGAAGACATTTGTTAACGCGGATGTCACAACTGTGCGCAGACACGACCCATAACAATCAATAAAACTCATGAGTTTCCAGTGGAATTtttaagagagagagacagagatgtGACGAAAAGCAACGAACAATGGGGAAACCAGACGAGTACATGTTGCTACACTGCACTGGCTAACAGGGAATGGGGCTCagacaaaaaaaacacacaccaaAATATAGGCTGGCCCCAGCCCACCACCGAAACGCCAAAGCAGAATAAATGTTTCGCAAATACATGTTATTGAATCAGTGTATAGGATGTTTATCATTAGGAAGGGAAAAATGTGCACAAGAGATGATTGGATTAGGTTGGATTACGCCAGTAGGATGCGCAGACTGACATTCGGGGCATGATGCTCGTACTTATGTATAGTCCGTGACAACCTAAAAATAAATATAGGCTCCACCCACCAGGCAACAATGCCCTTATTTTGCATGCCTCCGCGCTACAAAAGAAGTAGTTCCCAAACAATGACAAAAATTTTCTCGCATAAAACCAGTACCTTGGAATTCTTCAATGATATTCAGATAAAGAACCCAAAGCTCGATAAGAAAACTTGTGAAGGCACGGAGTTCAGCTTCACCTTATAAATATACCTGTTGTTTATATTGCACCCCTACCACGCTCTTCTTGGAGCCCATGAAGAAGTAATGTTCATTTCTCGAAGGTAACGTTTCTGCGCGTTACCTGTAGTAGTACTAAAAGCAAGAATGCCACAGTAAATGTGACATTTAAAAGAATCCTTCTTTTGCGCTTTAGAAAACGATGCAGGGACATAAATCAAGTTTTATAGGGTCGCTTGCAATTTTCTTGTTGTTTTACGAAACTTTCTCTACCAGGTTTCATCGCTATCTGCTGTACCTATGGCAACTATGACTCGAAGCAAAAAATCTAGAAGTGATGTGAGATTTACTTCATAAAATTTGGTTCTTGTGCAGCCATAAATACCAAATGTGCGTCTCACGTTTCGATGCTTGCCATCGTTTTTCAGCCAAACGCCAATGTTTTGTTTTAAGTCTtctttcagtgaaaaaaaaaatgcgtagcACACATTGTGTTTAACAGTGGCAGACATTGCATACAAAGTGATGTACGCGGCTAAATGGTGGTGACTGAAAGCTGCACGTGAATTTTTATATTTTTGGTTTGACAACTTGCACTGGATGGTTTGACATGACCCCAGCCCTTGAATATTTAACGTTTTCAAAACGCGACACAGTTTTTCTGGAACAGGGACACCACCTCCTATGAATGTGTCTGTAGGAAGGCGTGTCTGTGCTGGCATGAGGGTTTTCTCTTTCCAGTGAATTTTAGTGAATTGCGTACCAGACTTTGCTGTCACAGGGGAGTGCAATACATCCTTCATGTTTTCTTTCACGGGACCCTGATTTATTGTAAACAGGTTATAACTACGTAATGCAGGCACAAAATTCAGGCGAAACGCAAAAAACAAACGTTGAACAAAACTAAGACTTTCCAATAAGATATCTTTAAGTATCGTACAACGCCCTAAAAAAcgacatctttcttttttttcactcaacAATATTTTTAGCGGTGTCGCCTCAGCAACGATACGGATCGATGCAACTGATCGTAATTATTCGTTATCGCTGCACCGATAACGATTGATACAGCAATACTAAATAGCATGCGTCATTTTGCGGTTTTAAGAACCTCACATGGTGTTTTTCATGCAAGACGTTCGTGCATCGAGCGTGAAACGAGCGCTTACGCAATGTGGTAGATAATTCAACGTGACACATAAATAACCACGCACCCACGGAATTATCACCATTTCATTCATAATACATAAAACATTGCATATTCTCCCCACCTGGTTTGTTAACTTTCGCACTGTGTCACGTAGCAGGTTTTGTAGGACACTTTATTCTCACACCTTCTCCGCACTTGCATCCCTCATACGCCGCACAGCACAGCGCACATCGTAGAAGATCACCAAGCTTCCCACATTGCGGCACCCAAgtaacacactcacacacgcacatgtGGCAACGCTGATGCCACGGCTATTGCGGGCGATAAATCTCAGACGCTTACATTCCACAAAACACAGATGCGCCAATTCAGAATTCACTTTCACCTTATTGCACACGAATGACCACGACGGCAATCATCGAGAGTGGTCACCTTCAGGCGGTATGCTTGGCACATCCACTGATGAAGTAGACGCTTAATTGCTGCTTCACGCTGCCGAAACGACAAAACGCGATAAAGCACTACCACTTCGGAGCTCTTCAAACACTGTAAAATCAACAGCGTCACTATCGAATGACGACCAGCGAGGACGATGCTGGTCGTCATTCGAGTGCGAGTCGATGAAATAGCTTCTTGACGAAGAGACGACCACAGGAAAACTGAATGAACGCCTCGCGGTCTCGGTGAAGCGGTACATCgcctctgggggggggggggggggggagtggttaggtttcaagaaggaaaaagaaaagaaaagtgagccccgtaactgcctgCTTCAGGgatcgacacctcaacagtagctcccAAGAGATGGGTgggaggagggattaaaaggataggagtaaaggtgtagagagagagagaattagaGAGGAGGTAAGCGTGAAAGCGTGAGAGCAACGACATATCGagaggataggagagataggaaagatggaaacatggtcacaggagtccgaggacggggcaccacttgcgagagctcttgtcagcgtcaggagatggcgtagagcaagtccagccggtcagagctacactgtcgtcgaaggtcggcgtcaggagatgacgtagggcgagcccagtcggccagagctacgctgacgtcggagatcgcgagggcacaaccggtcagcacggaatccagtgagcgagtcacATCGCCTCTCGTCGCGAACCATGCCATGCTGAATTTATCATTGGTTCATCATGATTGTTACGTCATAGCAAAGAGCGGCTGCAGTTGGACGTGCATAATACGATGCTGGTCGTCACTCGAGTGTGAGTCGATGAAGTAGCTTCTTGACGAGGAGACGACCACAGGAAAACTGAATGAACGCCTCCCGGTCTCGGTGCAGTGGTACATCGCGTCTCGTCGCGAACCGTGCCATGCTGAATTTATCATTGGTTCATCATGATTGTTACGTCATAGCAAAGAGTGGCTGCTGTTGGACGTGCATTATACAATTGGACTGTGGTACACTTCACTTTTTTATTCTCAGCTTGCCACCGACTATAGAATGTTAGTCatatgttagaaaaaaaaatcagtactCCTTGCCTTATCGAGGAAAGGGTCGCAAGCTTTTTATGGTTGTACCAGATAGattatcttttctttctttcctttcttccttctttccttcattcctttctttctttctttccttctttgtttcttttttcctctttcttactTCGGTTCctgctttcttcctttttttcatcCTTCCTTTTTCAtccttgctttctttcttcattccaATCGATGGATCGATTCTCCCTCCGAGTTTTTCCCTTACTTCATGCCTAGAACAACACCTTCAATCACCAGCTTCGCAGCGCAACGCTTCTGATATTACAGGCATTCGTGAAAAGGGTCATGCTTGAACCAGTGAAAAGCAACATTCATATGATATCGCGGGAAACAGCAAGTAACCTCAATAAAATAACGACACCTTCCCAAAGGGAGCCCAGATAGGATGCCAAGCAGTAGCGTTGCACATGGACGCGATCAGCGCTTTTGACCAACACCATGTGTTGTTTTGACTCGCGCCTCGTTAGGGTCGTTGGTGTTCCACTGCCGATGCTTGCGTTTgacttccctggctcgcgcctcgtcggtgttgcacGCGCGACATGGCCATTCGCGAACGCGGTCGGCTCTGCTAACCCTCGCGAAACCGGCGACG
The sequence above is drawn from the Rhipicephalus microplus isolate Deutch F79 chromosome 3, USDA_Rmic, whole genome shotgun sequence genome and encodes:
- the LOC119170488 gene encoding monocarboxylate transporter 14 isoform X2; its protein translation is MAVPSVSPSKSGLQPSPAFIDSCWTVPIITGFTCLLISIPQTNSGLLFVLFMNTFGVDRETAAWPKTIHTATTSVMGFALGAIQHEVSIHSTILAGAIVCPLAIIASAFVPNMAWMCVTLGLLYGASYGALVIGTAVYVVSYFYEYRGFAMGIKFLGVSLSGIIGPSLLSHLASEHGLKGCFLITGGLTLHLIPLAFMLRYGKPVRWQCCRRHDASDKALKGATTTLYGTTTDVQEFSGNSYTLKNLAFPCDTVLPTCDGPVGQNSLSAGSKNTVDTVKNTPVCSANSMESPTAPLDFLAQAMKVLRSPCFYVLLVAMVAADFTLPLFGSTIVDYAVDKGITFNAAAQLVVCQCLGGFVGRLVIPLITDKLAHSRCPITAISLALLSLSFWVFPHVTSFTAVAAVTFVIGAQQGYLNAFKSVLVADYLGVHSVAVSWGLMGVALLPLVFCEPYIVGAFRDARGSYDNLYRMCAAVDLFATLMVAAQACFDARMRKKNVQML
- the LOC119170488 gene encoding monocarboxylate transporter 14 isoform X1, with protein sequence MRPRSPVRPDWKLIPSTMAVPSVSPSKSGLQPSPAFIDSCWTVPIITGFTCLLISIPQTNSGLLFVLFMNTFGVDRETAAWPKTIHTATTSVMGFALGAIQHEVSIHSTILAGAIVCPLAIIASAFVPNMAWMCVTLGLLYGASYGALVIGTAVYVVSYFYEYRGFAMGIKFLGVSLSGIIGPSLLSHLASEHGLKGCFLITGGLTLHLIPLAFMLRYGKPVRWQCCRRHDASDKALKGATTTLYGTTTDVQEFSGNSYTLKNLAFPCDTVLPTCDGPVGQNSLSAGSKNTVDTVKNTPVCSANSMESPTAPLDFLAQAMKVLRSPCFYVLLVAMVAADFTLPLFGSTIVDYAVDKGITFNAAAQLVVCQCLGGFVGRLVIPLITDKLAHSRCPITAISLALLSLSFWVFPHVTSFTAVAAVTFVIGAQQGYLNAFKSVLVADYLGVHSVAVSWGLMGVALLPLVFCEPYIVGAFRDARGSYDNLYRMCAAVDLFATLMVAAQACFDARMRKKNVQML